The genomic stretch GGGGCGTGACCCGTTGATCGACGGGTTTGGACTGATCGCATTTGCATCACTCTTTCCTATGATCACAGTTATGCTTTACGGTTTTGTAACGGAGCAAATGGGTATTCGCGGTGAGCGTGAAAAGGAACGCATCCACATCAATGAACTTCGCCACGCTTTAGAAGATGCTAATAACATGGGACTCTCAACTGTAAGTATTCATGGCACTGATAAACGTCAATCTTACAATATCCCTTTTTCAGCGGTACACGTTATAGTTCCGAAAAACAAAACGGAACAAGCTCTGCAGGCTGCACGAGATGCAGGTGCCAGAGGTGTAACAATTATGAGTGCGCATGGTATGGGACTGGAGAAGATGGAGAATTTTTACAACCGTCTTCATAGTGAAGAGACAGATTCTAACTTGATGTTTATCACACCGACGAAAAAAGTGGATGCTATTATAAAATCGATTATGGAAGAGCTTGATCTGGTAGGTTCAGGTGCAGGGATAGCTTTTTCGTATCCTATCTCACATATGAAAGGGATCTCTTTAAAACAAGACGATCTCTAGTGTAGTTTTTAAATCAAGAAGTACTATTTACTTCTTGATAAGATCGCTGTAATCATATTTTAGGGGATCAATATAGATTTTTTTCCCAACTCTTACAATTCTTTCATCTTCAATATCTTTAAATTTCAGAGTAATTTTTTTCATTTTTTTCTCAGATATTTTAAGTGATTTGAGATACTTTTTAAGTGAAACCAATTCACTTGGAGTCTCCTCTTCGATCTCCGCTTCAAAAGTGTCACTTTGTTCAATCGCTTCAGGTTCTTCAGATGGTGCGGCACTTAACATGAACTTTGAAGAGAGTGTATGCAAAATGTTTTTGAGTTGCTCGTCTTTCTCTTTATAGATGCGTTCTAGCTTCTCTTTCTCTTCTATAAGCATCTGTTCTTTTTGATCACGCAGACTTCTTGTTTCACCCTCTAAAGTGTCTACACGTTGTTGCAGTTTTGCGTTTTGCTCTTCAAGGTATTTATAGTATCTGTCATTACTAACCGGCTTTGCGGCTGTAGCTCTTTTTTGCGGTGCTTTTGTCTGCTCATCGACTACAACAAGCTTTACCCCGTTTTCTACAACACTTTGAATTGAGCCGCGTCTTATTCTATTGTGAATAGCCTCTTTAGAAACTCCAAAAAACGTTGCTGCATCCTCTACACTCATCTTTTTCATTACGATCCCTTATCTCATATTTTCAAATTTTA from Sulfurimonas sp. hsl 1-7 encodes the following:
- a CDS encoding DNA-binding protein — protein: MKKMSVEDAATFFGVSKEAIHNRIRRGSIQSVVENGVKLVVVDEQTKAPQKRATAAKPVSNDRYYKYLEEQNAKLQQRVDTLEGETRSLRDQKEQMLIEEKEKLERIYKEKDEQLKNILHTLSSKFMLSAAPSEEPEAIEQSDTFEAEIEEETPSELVSLKKYLKSLKISEKKMKKITLKFKDIEDERIVRVGKKIYIDPLKYDYSDLIKK